The following are from one region of the Neurospora crassa OR74A linkage group III, whole genome shotgun sequence genome:
- the tim9 gene encoding mitochondrial import inner membrane translocase subunit tim-9: MDGLTAAESRELDQRLQKRQVKEFMSVFGNLVDNCFTACVDDFTSKALSGRESGCISRCVLKSMSTQTRLGERFGELNAAMTAEMQRR; encoded by the exons ATGGATGG ACTTACAGCCGCCGAGAGCCGCGAGCTCGACCAGCGCCTTCAGAAGCGCCAGGTCAAGGAGTTTATGAGT gTCTTCGGTAACCTCGTAGACAACTGCTTCACCGCCTGCGTCGACGATTTCACCTCCAAGGCCCTTTCCGGCCGCGAGTCGGGCTGCATCAGCCGCTGCGTGCTCAAGTCCATGTCCACCCAGACGCGCCTGGGCGAGCGCTTTGGCGAGCTCAACGCTGCCATGACTGCTGAGATGCAGAGGcggtaa